The Leptospira selangorensis genome segment TCATAATCCTGGAATGGAAGACTTGGCAAATTATTTATTATTAGGAAATAATACTGACTCTCTTTTCGAAAAATTTCCCACTTCTTCATTTATAAGTTTAGTGACGGATCAAAAAGATTGGGCGGATTTGGGGAGACAAAGTTGCAGACTCAAAAGGTTTTGGATCCCATGAAGAATAATACTTCAAGTTTTAATAATATACCTTTTCAAACCTTATTCAGTGAGGAAATGATCTCTTCTCGGGTCAAAGAATTAGGCCTACAGATCGCTAATGATTACCAAGGAAAAAATCCAGTTTTCATATGCGTCCTTAGAGGTGGAGTTTACTTCTTCTCCGATCTGACTAAAGCGGTTCCAATCCCGATAGAATTGGATTTTATCCAAGCAAAATCATATGTCGGAACGGAATCTACTGGAAACGTAGAATTGATCAAAGACTTGGATTCTGATATTACAGGAAGAGATGTTTTAATTGTAGAAGATATCGTGGATACCGGCCGCACTCTGAAATTTCTGATCTCTCATATTTTTTCAAAAAAACCCAAGTCTTTGGAAGTAACATCCTTATTATTTAAAGAAGGTGGGGAAGCTGCGGGATACCCAATCAAATATGTCGGCTGGAATATAGGAAAAGAATTCGTGATCGGATATGGATTGGATTACGACGGCAAATTCAGAAATCTGCCTGGAGTATTCCTTTATTCAGAAGAATGAGGAGTGTCTTCCGGTTTTTTGATCAAAGTTTTAAGTCCAGAAATACTAGTCTCCAGATCCTGGATCTTAGGTAAAAACTTCTGCCCATCAACAAAACTTCTACCTTCGTTCTTGCCAAGCTCTGAATAGATCTCTGCGCTCAGATCATGATAAGCCTTTTGTAGACTTATAAAAGAAGATTCTAAATGTACTGGGGAGAGCGCCTTCTT includes the following:
- the hpt gene encoding hypoxanthine phosphoribosyltransferase, producing MKNNTSSFNNIPFQTLFSEEMISSRVKELGLQIANDYQGKNPVFICVLRGGVYFFSDLTKAVPIPIELDFIQAKSYVGTESTGNVELIKDLDSDITGRDVLIVEDIVDTGRTLKFLISHIFSKKPKSLEVTSLLFKEGGEAAGYPIKYVGWNIGKEFVIGYGLDYDGKFRNLPGVFLYSEE